A genomic stretch from Photobacterium atrarenae includes:
- a CDS encoding DUF5675 family protein has protein sequence MSEVKSLPRLTLITKSIPGVGTFGELFSNGEVICKTVEREWLSNRKNKSCVPPGVYRVKPNHSPRFGEGFVLENPDLGVTVKGPSQRTHCLIHVANFPEEVEGCIAPGTDFHSARWGVANSRYAFGRLMELLGGQEWELEIIRH, from the coding sequence ATGAGCGAAGTGAAATCTTTACCTAGATTAACCCTGATCACGAAATCCATCCCGGGTGTCGGCACGTTCGGAGAGTTGTTTTCGAACGGGGAAGTGATTTGCAAGACGGTCGAACGGGAATGGTTGAGCAACCGCAAAAATAAAAGCTGTGTTCCGCCTGGGGTGTACCGGGTGAAGCCGAATCACTCACCGCGTTTTGGTGAAGGGTTTGTCCTGGAGAACCCCGACCTGGGCGTGACGGTGAAAGGGCCGTCGCAACGGACCCACTGCCTGATCCATGTGGCGAACTTCCCGGAAGAAGTCGAAGGCTGCATTGCCCCAGGCACTGATTTTCACTCGGCGCGATGGGGAGTCGCAAACAGCCGATACGCTTTTGGCCGATTGATGGAGCTGTTGGGCGGCCAAGAGTGGGAGCTCGAAATCATCCGCCATTAA
- a CDS encoding HP1 family phage holin, protein MQDEMKSMLKRVAVWWSAFPVTVRAEEISTGSTRFWAGWSTFFSLFTVQEWGVLVGIVLGVLSFVLSWYYKHKNHELLKHSMERERRVVNEVEQP, encoded by the coding sequence ATGCAAGACGAAATGAAAAGCATGTTAAAGAGAGTCGCTGTGTGGTGGTCAGCTTTTCCTGTCACCGTCAGGGCTGAAGAGATCTCGACCGGCTCCACTCGCTTTTGGGCGGGTTGGTCGACGTTTTTTAGTCTGTTCACAGTGCAGGAGTGGGGGGTACTCGTGGGGATTGTGCTTGGCGTTCTGTCGTTTGTGCTGAGTTGGTATTACAAGCATAAGAACCATGAATTACTGAAACATTCAATGGAGCGGGAGCGCCGCGTGGTAAATGAAGTGGAGCAGCCATGA